The DNA region CGCAAGCTGGATGCGGCTGGCGTCCCGGTGACCGTCACGCGCTATAACGGCATGATCCACGACTACGGCCTGCTTAACCCGCTGAGCCAGGAGCCGACGGTTAAAGTTGCTCTTGAGCAGGCGGGCGCAGCGCTGCATGAGCACCTGAAATAGGATCGTCATTCTTCACCCAGAGCACGGCCCCGGGCCGTGCTTTTTTATTTCGCCAGCCCGCACATCCATAAGCGACTCATATGACAGCCTTCATTTCCGCCAGGGCATACTGAAACGACCCCGATGATGAGCAGATGGATGCAGCATGTTAGCAGCTCAGGTCACTGATAATTCGTACAAAGGCTGGCAGGCGTCGCTTGCCCTGCAGTTTTGTCACACCCCTGAGAAAACCCTCCTGTACTCCGCCCACCACGTCGGGCCACTTACCGTTCAGCGGCCGTTTTACCCCGAGGACGAAACCTGTCACCTCTACCTGCTGCACCCGCCCGGCGGCATTGTGGGCGGCGATACGCTGGACATTTCCGTTCGGCTGGACGCCAAAAGCCACGTGCTTATCACCATGCCCGGCGCCAGCAAGTTCTATCGCAGCAGCGGCCCGCAGGCTCGCCTGAGCCAGCACTTTTACCTTGAAGAAGACGCGACGCTGGAGTGGCTGCCGCAGGACACCATTATTTTTCCCGGGGCGAATGCCGCGCTGCGCTCAGTCTTCCACCTCAAAGCCTCCAGCACGCTGCTGGCGTGGGAGCTGTACTGTCTGGGACGCCCGGTAATCGGCGAGACCTTCAGCCACGGCACGCTGGAGAGCCGCCTTGAGGTCTGGGTCGACGACGAACCGCGCCTGATCGAGCGCCAGCATCTTAACGGAGGCGATCTCGCGCCCGTTGCCGGGCATCCCTGGCTCGGCACCCTGCTGTTCTATCCGGCCCGTGAAGAGCACCTGGAATCGGTGCGCGAGCGGCTCGCGCCGCTGGAACACTTTGCGGGCGCAACGCTCACCGACGGCCTGCTGTCGGTGCGTTTCCTCTCGCACGACAACCTGATTTGCCAGCGGGTGATGCGCGACGTCTGGCGGTCGCTTCGCCCGCTTCTCACCACCAAAACCGCCTGTTCGCCGCGTATCTGGCAGACATAAGAGAAACGTTATGGAACTGACCCCCAGAGAAAAAGACAAGCTGTTGCTGTTCACCGCCGCGCTGGTTGCCGAACGCCGCCTTGCGCGCGGGGTAAAGCTCAACTATCCGGAATCGGTCGCGCTGATCAGCGCCTTTATTATGGAAGGCGCGCGCGATGGCGAAACCGTCGCCTCGCTGATGGAGGCGGGCCGCCACGTCCTGAGGCGCGACCAGGTGATGGAGGGCGTCCCGGAGATGATCCCGGATATTCAGGTCGAAGCCACCTTCCCGGACGGATCCAAGCTCGTCACCGTCCACAACCCGATCGTCTAAGGAGCGCGTAATGATCCCAGGCGAAT from Enterobacter chengduensis includes:
- a CDS encoding urease accessory protein UreD; the protein is MLAAQVTDNSYKGWQASLALQFCHTPEKTLLYSAHHVGPLTVQRPFYPEDETCHLYLLHPPGGIVGGDTLDISVRLDAKSHVLITMPGASKFYRSSGPQARLSQHFYLEEDATLEWLPQDTIIFPGANAALRSVFHLKASSTLLAWELYCLGRPVIGETFSHGTLESRLEVWVDDEPRLIERQHLNGGDLAPVAGHPWLGTLLFYPAREEHLESVRERLAPLEHFAGATLTDGLLSVRFLSHDNLICQRVMRDVWRSLRPLLTTKTACSPRIWQT
- a CDS encoding urease subunit gamma, producing the protein MELTPREKDKLLLFTAALVAERRLARGVKLNYPESVALISAFIMEGARDGETVASLMEAGRHVLRRDQVMEGVPEMIPDIQVEATFPDGSKLVTVHNPIV